Below is a genomic region from Brassica rapa cultivar Chiifu-401-42 chromosome A08, CAAS_Brap_v3.01, whole genome shotgun sequence.
tttttcattccTTGATCAGGGGAAACAAACAAAAGATGAAAAGTATCAAAATTACATGTCATCACATTATCCTGAGGAACCGATATGTAATGACACGTGGCTGATATCAAGTGGAGGGAAACGATTCGTTTAATCCAAAACACCACCACCAATCCCTCTTTTCTTAGCCTTTCCAACATAATACGAATCAAGAACTCACTCTTTCTTGTCGGAAGAAACGTTAAGAAGCAACAAAAAAACTCTACAGATGGCGATGATGTCAGCATCTTCGGTGTTTCTTTTGCCGGCCAACGTCACGGCTCCCGCTGGCGCTTCGTCGTCCAGGAACTCCGTGTCTTTCTTACCGATGAGAAACGCCGGTTCTAGGCTCGTAGTCAGAGCAGCCGATGAGGCGGCTCCAGAACCAGCTGCGCCGGAAGGTGCTCCGGCAACTACCGCTGCGCCAGCTGCAGCTGCTGCCACCAAACCCAAGCCGCCTCCTATTGGCCCTAAGAGAGGGGCCAAGGTCAGCTAATCTAAACCATCTTGTATAATACTAACATGCGCACGCATACaccaaaatttttaatttcGAATCGATCGATAGGTTCTATGTCTATGAACGAATTTTATTTGAGTGACTTCATAATTCAATAGGGAAAAAATGTTACCACATTCTATTAAATTT
It encodes:
- the LOC103834743 gene encoding photosystem I reaction center subunit IV A, chloroplastic, which produces MAMMSASSVFLLPANVTAPAGASSSRNSVSFLPMRNAGSRLVVRAADEAAPEPAAPEGAPATTAAPAAAAATKPKPPPIGPKRGAKVKILRRESYWFKSVGSVVAVDQDPKTRYPVVVRFAKVNYANISTNNYALDEIEEVKA